The Primulina huaijiensis isolate GDHJ02 chromosome 12, ASM1229523v2, whole genome shotgun sequence genome has a window encoding:
- the LOC140989353 gene encoding bZIP transcription factor 44-like, producing MASSSGNSSGSTPIQTSGSEGDFVQVIDQKKRKRMESNRESARRSRMRKQKHLDDLSAQVAQIKKENKQILSDINTTTQHYLNVESENSVLRAQMLELSQRLHSLNEILSHINSYTAGPSVVSAAPAASWSCMFETDEFQHLDLADNFLGNSWNSVALINQHPIMSSADIFYY from the coding sequence ATGGCTTCCTCAAGCGGGAACTCCTCCGGTTCAACCCCGATCCAAACGTCGGGTTCAGAGGGAGATTTCGTGCAGGTAATTGatcagaagaagaggaagagaatGGAATCGAACCGGGAATCTGCCAGGCGGTCTAGGATGAGAAAACAGAAGCATTTGGATGATCTGTCGGCTCAGGTGGCTCAGatcaagaaagaaaataaacagATTTTGAGCGATATAAATACCACCACACAACACTACTTGAATGTCGAGTCTGAAAACTCTGTCTTGAGAGCTCAAATGTTGGAGCTCAGCCAAAGACTTCATTCATTGAACGAAATTCTTAGTCACATAAATTCTTACACCGCCGGCCCATCCGTCGTCTCGGCCGCCCCCGCCGCCTCATGGAGCTGCATGTTTGAGACCGATGAGTTTCAGCATCTGGACTTGGCTGATAATTTTTTGGGCAATTCTTGGAACTCAGTGGCACTTATAAATCAACACCCCATTATGTCCTCCGCTGATATCTTTTATTATTGA